A stretch of the Campylobacter concisus genome encodes the following:
- the coaD gene encoding pantetheine-phosphate adenylyltransferase, translating into MKKSCIYPGTFDPITNGHLDVIIRATKIFDKVIVAVAKSDSKQPMFAHEKRIEMAKEAVCELKNVSVLGFDNLLVDFAKSHGINTVIRGLRAVSDFEYELQIGYANAALWDEFETVYLMPSLNNAFISSSIVRSVLRHDGDVSNLVPAKILKNLKA; encoded by the coding sequence TTGAAAAAATCTTGCATCTATCCAGGGACTTTTGATCCGATCACAAACGGCCATTTAGACGTCATCATAAGGGCTACAAAAATTTTTGACAAGGTAATCGTAGCAGTTGCTAAAAGTGACAGCAAACAGCCGATGTTTGCACATGAAAAGCGTATAGAAATGGCAAAAGAGGCAGTTTGTGAGCTAAAAAACGTAAGCGTTCTTGGCTTTGATAACTTGCTTGTTGATTTTGCTAAATCGCACGGCATAAACACCGTTATCAGGGGACTCCGCGCGGTTAGCGACTTTGAGTATGAGCTACAAATCGGCTACGCAAACGCTGCACTTTGGGACGAATTTGAGACGGTTTATCTTATGCCAAGCTTAAATAACGCCTTCATCTCAAGCTCGATCGTCCGCTCAGTCCTGCGCCACGACGGCGACGTGAGCAACCTAGTGCCAGCAAAAATTCTTAAAAATTTAAAGGCGTAA